CAACACAGACCAAGCATGTCAGAAATGAGGAAATGAAACGGCAGCGTTGATGGGAATCAAACCACAACGTGTGGCGTTAGGGAGGAGATTCTGCTTTGGAGGTGAATGTGTTGGAAAATTACTGTCCTTGTGCAGTGCCTGTGGGCCTGGGGCAGTGCAGGAACAGTATAAAAGGGAGCCCTTCTCCTGGCTCTCTCATTCACTCCTCTCACCTCCATCTCCTTGGGATCAAGGTGAGTCTCAAgccctttcttttcttcctcctttggTCTTTTTGATCACATTCTCTGCTTTTAATCCCATCTGGGTTCTTGACAACAGCTTGTTatgggggagggaaggggcagaAGCCTTGCATGGAGAGAGGCTGGGTTTTGTCTGAGATGTCTCCTGAGTTCTGGCTGAGGTGTGGAAGTCCCTGGGCTCGGTCACTCTTCAGGAAATTCTTGGGGGCTTGAGCAAACAGTGAGGCTGCTGGGCCTCTCTAAGCAGCCTCCAACTATCTTctccttctctgcttttctccatcATGGTGGCCCAACAcactgctgtgacacagcccttTCTGAGCTCTGCTTCCTCTTGTCCTCTCTGCCCCACAGGTGCATCTGCAGCCCCAAGACATGTCCTGCTACACCCCGTGCcggccctgccagccctgcggCCCCACCCCGCTGGCCAACAGCTGCAACGAGCCCTgtgtcaggcagtgccaggaCTCCACCGTCATCATCGAACCCTCGCCCGTGGTGGTGACCCTGCCCGgccccatcctcagctccttcccacagaaCACCGCCGTGGGATCCTCCACCTCAGCTGCTGTTGGCAGCATCCTCAGCTCTCAGGGAGTGCCCATCAACTCTGGGGGCTTTGGCCTCTCGGGCTTGGGCAGTGGCCTCTGTGGCACGAGGTGCCTCCCctgctgaagctgctggtgacgGCCCTGGGGAAGGAAGCCAGGGACTCACAGGATGGAAGCACCCTGGGGACCCAGCACCGGCTTGTTGCTTCCTGAGGGGCTGAGCaagcccagcagcacctgcagaagGACAGGGCCAGCCTGGGCTCTTGGGAAgcacagcccatccctgcctctgccctctgcctctctctcctttccctcctgtgtccctgctcccttgTGCTCCCCTGGGCTGTGAGTCCCACACAGCCATCCTGGGGAGAacctgctggccctgctccctctCTGGATCAGGCCCATGGACACCTGCTGGGATCTCTGCCACAGCCATGGGACATAAATTTGCATCTGGCCCTGGTGCTTCCTGCATTGGATTCCTCTTTTGGATTGAGCTGTTTATCTCTTCTGTtgcattaaatttattttgcatcccagcccagcctgtgtGTCATTCTTTCCCCTACAGGGATGATTCCAAGATGTCCAAGCAGAGCAGTGTTGACCAGGGGTGGTTCTATGAGGGTATTTCAGGGATATTTATGCTGTGATTGTTCACACAATGATTGTTAACTCTCCATGCAGTGTCCCTGCCTCTGTGGACACTCCAGGCACACACTGTCAGGAAGAAGGCTGTTTCTCTGGGAAGGTTAGCAGTACATGGGGCGTATGGAGAGCTTTCATTATTCCCAGTAAGAAGGATGGAACAGTGTGCTGAGCACTTTTCAACCTTTGCAAGTCAGTAAACCACCACTGCAGATCATGTGTGCAGGGAGACACAATCATTTGGCAGATTTAATCCATTTTAGGCTTCTGGAAACagtttttcacatatttttgcAGACAGGACTGGAAGAGGCAAGCTTCTCTGTGcttgaaaatgtcttttgttAGTATTTACACTCAAGAGAAGCCTACACTGCTCTTCTGATGTACATTTATTATTCTATAAACACTATCTCTTATACCTTTAGATGATTTTGCTCTTGCTGCTACCAGAGAGAACTGGTAAGCCTTCAGTCACCTGCTGGAATTATATTAGGCAAATTTCTGGCTACTGCCAGAAAAACCTTGTCCTGTGACTCCTaactagaacagtgggaaaCCTTCTAGTGTATCTTCTGCCCCTAAAGGAAGTCAGGGGATTGAATGTCAGTGCCTTTTGCTGACATGTGTATGAGACTTCTCCTTTGAAGTCAGTTCCAAAGGAGGGTCCTTGCCCTGAGGAGAGGGGGGCTGTGAGTCTGGATCGTCCAGGGAGGAGAAGAAACaactggagcacaagtctgatgagaagaagctgagggagctggagggactcagcctggagaaaaggaggctcgggGGGACCTTCTCACTCTCCATgactccctgacaggagggtggagccaggtggggctcaggctctgctccaaGGGAACAAGGGACAAAGTGAGTGCAAATAGCCTGAAGTTGTGCCCGGAGCGGTTTTAGGTTGgctattcaggaaaaaaatcttcactgaaagggtggtaAGACGTTGGGAACatgctgcccagggcagtgctggagccat
This sequence is a window from Poecile atricapillus isolate bPoeAtr1 chromosome 27, bPoeAtr1.hap1, whole genome shotgun sequence. Protein-coding genes within it:
- the LOC131588902 gene encoding LOW QUALITY PROTEIN: beta-keratin-related protein-like (The sequence of the model RefSeq protein was modified relative to this genomic sequence to represent the inferred CDS: inserted 1 base in 1 codon), with protein sequence MSCYTPCRPCQPCGPTPLANSCNEPCVRQCQDSTVIIEPSPVVVTLPGPILSSFPQNTAVGSSTSXCCWQHPQLSGSAHQLWGLWPLGLGQWPLWHEVPPLLKLLVTALGKEARDSQDGSTLGTQHRLVAS